Proteins encoded within one genomic window of Agelaius phoeniceus isolate bAgePho1 chromosome Z, bAgePho1.hap1, whole genome shotgun sequence:
- the LOC129133204 gene encoding serine/threonine-protein kinase PAK 3-like: MKYTKLEDIGSGTFGDVCRALDNATGGEVAIKKINLKGLRKKKLKVNELMVMKINRNPNLINYLDSYLLGEELWLVIEYMDGGTLSDVISKTCLSEDQMAAISRECLRGLDFLHSNHVIYRDVKSCNILLRTNGSVKLADFGLFVQLTPEQSRRSSVAGTSGWLAPEVVTGQPYGPKVDIWSFGIVGIEMVEQEVPCRNATPVSAQLRTARGERPRLRQPHRFSSCLCDFLSCCLQTDVTCRWSARELLKHPFVTSAKPASSLAPLINSIKMKKKKEEWRRRM, translated from the exons ATGAAATACACCAAACTGGAAGATATTGGCAGCGG GACTTTTGGAGATGTTTGCAGAGCACTCGACAATGCCACAGGAGGAGAG GTggccataaagaaaataaatctaaaaggactgaggaagaagaaattaaaagtcAATGAACTCATGGTCATGAAAATTAATAGGAATCCCAACCTGATCAACTATTTAGACAG ctaccttcTGGGCGAGGAACTCTGGCTAGTTATAGAGTACATGGATGGAGGCACTCTGAGCGACGTCATCAGCAAGACTTGCCTGTCTGAAGACCAGATGGCAGCCATCAGCCGGGAG tgcctgcgaGGACTGGATTTTCTCCACTCAAACCATGTGATCTACCGAGATGTGAAGAGCTGCAACATCCTTCTCAGAACCAATGGTTCTGTCAAGCTGG CTGACTTTGGCCTCTTTGTTCAGCTcacccctgagcagagcagacgGAGCTCCGTGGCCGGCACTTCTGGGTGGCTGGCGCCTGAAGTGGTGACAGGTCAACCatatggccccaaagtggacatatGGTCTTTTGGAATCGTGGGCATCGAAATGGTGGAACAAGAAGTTCCTTGCAGGAATGCAACTCCTGTTTCG GCTCAACTCCGGACAGCCAGGGGAGAGAGACCACGGCTGCGGCAGCCACACCGATTCTCGTCTTGCCTGTGTgacttcctgagctgctgcctgcagacagaCGTGACGTGTCGCTGGTCTGCCAGGGAGCTCCTGAAG CATCCATTTGTAACTTCAGCCAAGCCAgcgtccagcctggccccacTCATCAACTCAAtcaagatgaagaagaagaaggaggagtgGAGAAGAAGAATGTAA